In Equus asinus isolate D_3611 breed Donkey unplaced genomic scaffold, EquAss-T2T_v2 contig_803, whole genome shotgun sequence, a single genomic region encodes these proteins:
- the LOC139044353 gene encoding ral guanine nucleotide dissociation stimulator-like, which produces MEDYVEGNVLNCRKWNEQFKLMDEIELLQEAANLYTVQPDEHFGAWFQAVEPLSKEESYSLSCQLEPRYHWVRKIRLFFKGKKNRSGQNTRPPTKGPVVVVDDPPETS; this is translated from the exons atggaggattatgtggag ggcaatgtgctcaactgtcggaaatggaatgag caattcaaactgatggacgagatcgagctgctccaggaggctgcaaatctgtacaccgtgcagcccgacgagcactttggggcctggttccaggccgtggagcccctgagcaaggaggagag ctacagcctgtcctgccagctggagccccgataccactgggtcagaaagattcgactcttcttcaaaggcaagaagaaccgctcaggccaga acaccagacccccaaccaagggcccagtggtggtggtcgatgaccctcctgagaccagctga